Proteins encoded together in one Sulfitobacter pontiacus window:
- a CDS encoding peroxiredoxin, translating to MSLRINDTIPDLTVETDQGTISLHDWVGDSWAILFSHPKDFTPVCTTEFGAVAQLADEWEKRGTKVMGISVDGVEEHKKWKGDIETFAGAKAGFPIIADNDLTVAKAFDMLPADAYLPDGRTPNDSATVRAVFIIGPDKQLKLSMTYPMTVGRNFAEVLRALDGLQTSTGKGVATPANWNVGDDVIIPATLSDDDAKAKFGDFNKILPYLRTTKAPS from the coding sequence ATGTCCTTGCGCATCAACGATACCATCCCCGATCTGACTGTCGAAACCGATCAGGGCACGATCAGCCTGCACGATTGGGTGGGCGACAGCTGGGCGATCCTTTTTTCGCACCCAAAGGATTTCACGCCGGTCTGCACCACCGAATTCGGGGCAGTCGCACAGCTTGCCGACGAATGGGAAAAGCGCGGCACCAAGGTGATGGGTATTTCCGTGGACGGTGTTGAAGAGCACAAGAAATGGAAAGGCGATATCGAGACCTTCGCCGGTGCCAAAGCGGGCTTTCCGATCATCGCGGATAACGACCTGACCGTTGCCAAAGCCTTCGACATGCTGCCCGCCGACGCTTATCTGCCCGATGGCCGCACCCCCAACGACAGCGCCACAGTCCGCGCGGTGTTCATCATTGGGCCGGACAAGCAGCTGAAGCTGTCGATGACCTACCCGATGACCGTGGGCCGCAACTTTGCCGAGGTTCTGCGCGCGCTGGACGGCTTGCAAACCTCGACCGGAAAGGGCGTGGCGACACCGGCGAACTGGAATGTGGGCGACGACGTGATCATCCCCGCGACCCTGTCGGACGATGACGCCAAGGCGAAGTTCGGCGACTTCAACAAGATCCTGCCCTACCTGCGCACCACCAAAGCGCCCAGCTAA